A DNA window from Bacillus carboniphilus contains the following coding sequences:
- a CDS encoding Ku protein — MHTIWKGSISFGLVNIPVKLHAATDDKGVKFRTLHEKCNSPIRYEKVCPVCEEEVGQDDLVKAYEYAKGKFIVVEDEELKKLKGEAEDRAVEIIRFVKMEEIDPIYFEKSYYLSPNDGGGKAYSLLRAALGESGKVGIAKMAFRSKEQLAVLRVYNDTIVMETIHYPDEVRSTEDVPNVPAKTEIAEKELETAILLIDQLTAEFNPEEFHDDYREAVLKFIESKRTGEEFVTPEEKDKPSNVTDLMAALQASIDRTKPTTTKAKEAKPATKAKTTKKKATTKTKAKKNA, encoded by the coding sequence ATGCATACGATATGGAAAGGAAGTATTAGCTTTGGATTGGTAAACATTCCAGTTAAATTGCACGCAGCAACGGATGACAAAGGTGTTAAATTTAGAACCTTACATGAAAAATGTAACTCTCCAATTCGCTATGAGAAGGTCTGCCCTGTATGTGAAGAGGAAGTTGGACAAGATGATTTAGTAAAAGCATACGAGTACGCCAAAGGCAAATTCATTGTAGTGGAGGATGAAGAACTTAAAAAGCTAAAAGGCGAAGCAGAAGATCGAGCTGTTGAAATTATCCGGTTCGTTAAGATGGAAGAAATTGATCCAATCTATTTCGAAAAAAGTTATTATTTGTCACCTAATGATGGAGGAGGAAAGGCGTACTCTTTATTAAGGGCTGCATTAGGGGAATCTGGAAAAGTCGGTATCGCTAAAATGGCTTTCCGGTCCAAAGAGCAATTAGCCGTACTAAGAGTTTATAATGATACGATTGTGATGGAAACGATTCATTATCCAGATGAAGTTCGAAGTACCGAGGACGTACCAAATGTTCCTGCGAAGACGGAAATTGCAGAAAAAGAGTTAGAAACTGCAATTTTACTTATTGATCAGTTAACTGCGGAGTTTAATCCAGAAGAGTTTCATGATGATTATAGAGAAGCGGTTCTTAAGTTCATTGAGTCGAAGCGTACCGGAGAGGAGTTTGTTACACCTGAAGAAAAAGACAAACCAAGCAATGTGACCGATTTAATGGCTGCATTACAAGCTTCAATCGATAGAACTAAGCCAACAACAACAAAGGCTAAAGAGGCAAAACCAGCAACAAAGGCAAAAACAACTAAGAAGAAAGCAACTACTAAAACAAAAGCAAAGAAGAATGCGTAG